One Vigna unguiculata cultivar IT97K-499-35 chromosome 11, ASM411807v1, whole genome shotgun sequence DNA window includes the following coding sequences:
- the LOC114168550 gene encoding RING-H2 finger protein ATL40-like: MDIFHNDHQEHDLPYVPNSDDSDNTSNENKKILYISMVSFTVVLFLVFSLYVYARCMLTRRSRHRASVRQLTLAALHVSDINAANRRIEPANTGLDPGIVASLPTFTVKAKVLRDGGGDNNNSGGGDASSVMECVVCLNALEGEEKVKLLPNCNHFFHVSCIDMWLGSHSTCPLCRAEVKPRIQPHGREDPVSLVLDDAPPPVVDDGESFKGNGSISRLSSFRRMLSRERSSRRVQPNGHDEDGGVDHDLERQ, translated from the coding sequence ATGGATATCTTCCACAATGATCATCAAGAACATGACCTCCCATATGTTCCAAACAGTGACGACTCAGACAACACCAGCaacgaaaacaaaaaaatactcTACATATCCATGGTTTCCTTCACAGTTGTCTTGTTCCTCGTCTTCTCCCTCTACGTCTACGCGCGGTGCATGCTCACGCGCCGGTCCCGCCACCGTGCCTCCGTTCGCCAACTCACCCTTGCAGCCCTTCATGTCTCCGACATCAACGCTGCAAACCGTAGGATCGAACCTGCAAATACAGGGCTCGATCCTGGCATAGTAGCGTCGCTGCCAACCTTCACCGTGAAGGCAAAGGTTTTAAGAGATGGTGGTGGTGATAATAATAACAGTGGCGGTGGTGATGCTTCATCGGTAATGGAGTGTGTTGTGTGCTTGAATGCCCTAGAAGGTGAAGAAAAAGTGAAGCTGCTACCCAACTGTAACCACTTTTTTCATGTTAGTTGTATTGACATGTGGCTTGGTTCTCACTCTACGTGTCCTCTTTGTCGAGCCGAGGTGAAACCTCGGATCCAACCACATGGTCGTGAAGATCCTGTTAGTCTTGTTCTTGATGATGCACCACCTCCTGTGGTTGATGATGGTGAATCTTTCAAAGGTAATGGTTCGATTTCACGGTTGAGCTCTTTTAGAAGGATGCTTAGCAGGGAAAGATCTTCCAGAAGAGTTCAACCGAATGGCCATGATGAGGATGGTGGTGTTGATCATGATTTGGAGAGACAATGA
- the LOC114168551 gene encoding PLASMODESMATA CALLOSE-BINDING PROTEIN 5-like — MSTSKSLVLALFLLLGLSPLIAAANGGAPPQELWCVAKNNAEDASLQAALDWACGAGGADCGPIQSGGPCYDPSSVQNTASFAFNDYFLKHGMTDDSCNFNNNAAVTSLNPSFGNCKFHSGMVGSNGSFSGSAPSSSVGLGPSEDLSGCRKVSWGWWLWPLMFMVSVFGS; from the exons ATGTCCACCTCAAAAAGCCTTGTTCTTGCGCTCTTCCTCCTTCTGGGTCTCTCGCCGCTCATCGCCGCCGCCAACGGCGGCGCTCCGCCGCAGGAGCTCTGGTGTGTGGCGAAGAACAACGCGGAGGACGCGTCGCTGCAGGCCGCGCTCGACTGGGCCTGCGGTGCCGGTGGCGCGGACTGCGGCCCAATCCAGAGTGGTGGGCCCTGCTACGACCCCAGCAGCGTGCAGAATACGGCGTCGTTTGCATTCAACGACTATTTTCTCAAACACGGCATGACCGACGATAGCTGCAACTTCAACAACAACGCTGCCGTCACTTCCCTGAACCCTA gtttTGGCAACTGCAAGTTCCACTCCGG CATGGTAGGGAGCAATGGGAGTTTTTCTGGGTCGGCACCTTCATCTTCTGTTGGATTGGGACCGAGTGAAGATTTGAGTGGGTGCAGGAAAGTTTCTTGGGGGTGGTGGTTATGGCCTTTGATGTTTATGGTTTCTGTTTTTGGATCATAG
- the LOC114169328 gene encoding uncharacterized protein LOC114169328: MTNPIESEISDEAFNPSAAEQCRSKDPSPSQKSPPTVSQSPQTETLTLPDPDPRLSNPNQDHDSMMREPIPIVTVDDTEPDDAEPNIPGAAVGGGGANIRRSTKKKKMGNRRTAKERKWREKIPGIVETLKPIPFTPAKTLDFEKHQSLLKRLGLWEFVNVEFDSALRADLLAQLIASYVPNYRCGYVNGFRINVSRADLGRALKLPKKNVGAAAVAAVVDDSVDLNESIAFVEELAYHWMLLPYDACMMTGEILGWLDLIKEGNFEKMDWAGMIWCMVEKELRAPQLVSCYYASHLQLLIKTQHKELYEEGVEVGEEENEVKEEGEEEDEDEEGVKEEVDGSGDVKMDEVDGGQVQELEGRVQELEGQVQELEEHHIELSLGQDNNVEKVEVEKEQGGQEQMMDFEQVKDVEEPGMWLMDQKSCVEEPFLRPCHGDLKGLHCEQLIEDEGEDGQQEEEGEEEEEDGEEDEHEGGFHLSPKCIPMEGIASGNGLQVMDAGQLPFGSGIDLRDNPVGDFLSSRDEPQMISGSSLFGNGHKRDSLALDNHNSHHSLNGSNKRLRSDSPWNTKPMDFETCMEQMEHWMGKARMMYATKDQACEESTMNQQLLMDELQKRDNLIEHLHKAKFEESQKRQMEVYRFEKELYMMQSLVDGYRKALKETRKAFTEYRARYPQGDEPLYADVPGSGGLVLTVMEVEKERLKKEAEERAKLRDFMIEFDKNCTDFESQWSGKFEAYLSRVESLNERFLALEEKMKQLNEVNTNRKVSDPVESAPTTEGETA; encoded by the coding sequence ATGACCAACCCAATCGAGAGTGAAATCTCCGACGAAGCCTTTAACCCTAGCGCCGCCGAACAATGCCGATCAAAGGACCCGTCACCATCTCAAAAGTCACCACCCACCGTTTCCCAATCTCCCCAAactgaaaccctaaccctaccCGATCCCGATCCGAGATTGTCCAACCCTAACCAAGATCATGATTCTATGATGCGTGAACCGATTCCCATAGTCACCGTTGATGATACGGAGCCTGATGATGCGGAGCCCAATATCCCCGGCGCCGCCGTCGGAGGAGGCGGTGCTAACATACGACGCTCgaccaagaagaagaaaatgggtAACAGGAGGACCGCGAAGGAGAGAAAGTGGCGGGAGAAGATTCCGGGTATCGTCGAAACCCTAAAACCTATTCCCTTCACGCCTGCGAAAACCCTTGACTTCGAGAAACACCAGAGCCTCTTGAAGCGTCTGGGGCTCTGGGAGTTTGTCAACGTCGAGTTCGATTCGGCGCTCCGCGCCGATCTCCTTGCGCAGCTCATCGCAAGCTATGTCCCCAATTATCGGTGCGGCTACGTCAACGGGTTCAGGATCAATGTCAGCCGCGCCGATCTCGGCCGCGCCCTGAAGCTGCCGAAGAAGAACGTTGGCGCCGCTGCGGTCGCTGCTGTGGTCGATGATTCGGTAGACTTGAATGAATCTATTGCATTTGTTGAGGAGTTAGCGTATCATTGGATGCTTTTGCCTTATGATGCTTGTATGATGACTGGTGAAATTTTAGGGTGGTTGGATTTGATAAAGGAGGGGAATTTCGAGAAGATGGATTGGGCGGGAATGATTTGGTGTATGGTTGAGAAGGAATTGAGGGCGCCGCAGTTGGTGAGTTGTTATTACGCTTCGCATTTGCAGCTTTTGATTAAGACGCAACATAAGGAGTTGTATGAGGAAGGCGTTGAGGTGGGGGAGGAGGAGAATGAGGTGAAGGAGGAAGgagaggaggaagatgaagatgagGAGGGGGTAAAGGAGGAGGTGGATGGGAGCGGAGATGTTAAGATGGACGAGGTTGATGGGGGTCAGGTTCAGGAGTTAGAGGGGCGGGTTCAGGAATTGGAGGGTCAGGTTCAGGAATTGGAGGAGCACCACATTGAGTTGAGTCTTGGGCAAGACAATAATGTTGAGAAGGTTGAAGTGGAGAAGGAGCAAGGTGGACAGGAACAAATGATGGATTTTGAGCAGGTTAAGGACGTTGAAGAGCCTGGGATGTGGCTTATGGATCAAAAGAGCTGCGTGGAAGAGCCATTTCTGCGGCCCTGTCATGGTGATTTGAAGGGTCTGCACTGTGAACAACTTATAGAGGACGAAGGAGAAGATGGGCAGCAAGAGGAGGAaggggaagaggaagaggaggatGGAGAAGAGGATGAGCACGAGGGCGGGTTCCATCTCTCTCCAAAGTGTATTCCTATGGAGGGGATAGCTTCTGGAAATGGTCTTCAAGTGATGGATGCTGGACAATTGCCTTTTGGTTCTGGGATTGATCTTCGTGACAATCCGGTCGGGGATTTCCTGTCATCCAGGGATGAGCCTCAGATGATTTCTGGTTCATCACTTTTTGGTAATGGTCACAAGAGAGACAGCCTAGCCCTGGATAATCATAACTCTCATCATTCTTTGAATGGAAGTAATAAGAGGCTGAGAAGTGATAGCCCGTGGAATACCAAACCAATGGACTTTGAAACATGCATGGAACAGATGGAACATTGGATGGGGAAAGCTAGAATGATGTATGCCACAAAAGATCAGGCTTGCGAAGAATCTACAATGAATCAACAACTCTTAATGGATGAGCTACAGAAGCGAGATAACTTGATTGAACATTTGCATAAAGCGAAGTTTGAGGAGAGTCAGAAAAGACAGATGGAGGTATATAGGTTTGAGAAAGAACTTTATATGATGCAAAGCCTTGTCGATGGATATAGAAAGGCCTTGAAAGAAACACGAAAGGCTTTTACTGAATATAGAGCACGCTATCCTCAAGGTGACGAACCACTGTATGCGGATGTTCCTGGCTCCGGTGGACTTGTTTTGACTGTGATGGAGGTGGAGAAGGAACGTCTAAAGAAAGAAGCCGAAGAAAGGGCGAAGTTGAGGGATTTTATGATAGAGTTTGACAAGAACTGTACTGATTTTGAATCTCAATGGTCTGGTAAATTTGAAGCTTATTTGAGTAGAGTTGAATCTCTAAATGAGAGGTTTCTTGCTTTGGaggaaaaaatgaaacaattgaATGAAGTGAATACTAATCGCAAGGTTTCTGATCCTGTTGAAAGTGCTCCAACTACTGAAGGAGAAACTGCTTAG